One Micromonospora sp. WMMD812 genomic window carries:
- a CDS encoding histidine triad nucleotide-binding protein — MGTDCLFCRIVAGEIPATVVRETPTTLAFRDIGPKAPVHVLVIPKEHYADVATLAQGDPVLAGEVLATAAAVAEDEGLLGDGFRLMFNTGAYGGQEVFHAHAHLLGGAPLGPMLARDLA; from the coding sequence ATGGGAACCGACTGCCTGTTCTGTCGAATCGTCGCCGGGGAGATCCCGGCCACCGTCGTCCGGGAGACCCCGACCACCCTCGCCTTCCGGGACATCGGCCCGAAGGCGCCGGTGCACGTGCTGGTCATCCCCAAGGAGCACTACGCGGACGTCGCCACGCTCGCCCAGGGCGACCCGGTCCTGGCCGGCGAGGTGCTGGCCACGGCCGCCGCGGTGGCCGAGGACGAGGGGCTGCTCGGCGACGGCTTCCGGCTGATGTTCAACACCGGTGCGTACGGCGGCCAGGAGGTGTTCCACGCGCACGCCCACCTGCTCGGCGGCGCGCCGCTCGGCCCGATGCTGGCCCGGGACCTCGCGTGA